TTAAATCCATACTATTCATACACTTTAATGAACTAATAATGAAGGGATCTAAGGTTAAGAATATTTCTTCAGTGTTGAAATTGGTTAAAACGTCTGAGATTACCATCGAAAATGACTTTGGTGTCATTGTTTCCATATGCTCTAACAGCTcttttaacaataattttaccatCTTCTCATCCTTATTCTTACTATACACACTCAATATCTAAAGAAATAGGTTTAAAATTGGTAACTTTATTATCAGTTAAGATTGTGTAAAAGAGTACTAGAACGAGAGGGTATGAATTCTTGGCTGAGGAAAGTTCTGAGATTATTCTTTCTCTAAATTTTACAGCGATATCTGAGTCACAAAGTCCCATCTTACTAAACCCAAATAGAAACCCTAAAATCACATCAACAAAGTCATctgaatgtgtaaaatcaCAACCTATCTAGGGTATGAGATACCACAGCATGAGAGTAAATCAGAGTCTTGAACCATTTTTAACGATTGTTTCTTCAATTTttccttaaaatttaagtCAGATAACGGGCTTTTAGTAAGAATAACTACCATTCtggataaattattactgcTAAAACTATCCATAATCAAGTCAGCTCTTCTAGTCAGGATATTCCATGTTTTCTGGTCATTTGGGCCTCTTTGTACCACCTGGTCCATGATACTAACCAGCCTCGAAGTACCAACCCAGGGCACTGACGCCAACACATCACCTGAAACACTAACTAGTCTAATCCTACTCAAAatcataaatataaaatataaaattattaaaaaattattctccAGGGCAATCGTGGGTGGAATGTTGTATAACGTCGGAACAAATTGTGTAATCCGGGTTAAAAAGTTCAATCTCATAAACCTGTGAAATATGCTTTAAATGTACGTTTATAAGCTCAGTTATACATTTGTTTATGGAATCCTGGGAATACTTGAATTTATAACTTTTAAACTTGAACATGTGCAGGCCTCTGTAGTCACACAGTACTATGGAACAATTTCTCCTATTGAGCTTTAGAAACACGAAGTTAGCCAGTTtctttaacattttaatagCCTTGGAATCGAAATTCTGGACCTGTAACAGAGATAATTGGAACGCCAATGTTCTAA
Above is a window of Theileria parva strain Muguga chromosome 2, complete sequence, whole genome shotgun sequence DNA encoding:
- a CDS encoding putative integral membrane protein, whose translation is MRLNFLTRITQFVPTLYNIPPTIALENNFLIILYFIFMILSRIRLVSVSGDVLASVPWVGTSRLVSIMDQVVQRGPNDQKTWNILTRRADLIMDSFSSNNLSRMVVILTKSPLSDLNFKEKLKKQSLKMVQDSDLLSCCGFLFGFSKMGLCDSDIAVKFRERIISELSSAKNSYPLVLILSVYSKNKDEKMVKLLLKELLEHMETMTPKSFSMVISDVLTNFNTEEIFLTLDPFIISSLKCMNSMDLRSLVQLYSVFSTTNHPLRGEYLQNLARNMSKLVIHASLHQLSVILRGYSKSLVDTELLQMVLSALKLKYNSGELQELLFILSHLLKLNLTDLDLTRNLLCKIVKFNNFNPLQFSNLAYLCGKFGIQISQEFVIQNFQNLKNDFSTRDLALFTCGICKLGILSLFPEVKEMANNALKQPETLNTQSYHILSTVLRHTN